Part of the Streptomyces sp. NBC_00457 genome, GACGGCAGGGCCGCGTGGGACGTCGACGGCAGCTGCCGGGTCGACATCCTCCAGCGCATTGGCCTCGACGTGCCCGAAGGACCGTACGAGACGGTCGCGGGCCTGGTCGCCGACCTGCTCGGCCGGATCCCGGCCGTCGGCGACAAGGCCGAGCTGCCGGGCTGGCGGCTGGCGGTGCGCCAGGTCGGCCACTACCGCGCCGAGCGGGTACGGCTGGTCAGGACGGCCCTCGTCGCCGCGGAGGCCGTCCGATGAGCGTGCTCCAACTTCTGTTCGCCGCACTGCTCGTGCTCACCAACGGCTTCTTCGTCGGCGCCGAGTTCGCCCTCGTCTCCGTACGCCGCAGCCAGATCGAACCGCTCGGCACCGCCCGGGCCCGGCAGGTGCTGTACGGCCTGGAGCGGCTGCCGCAGATGATGGCCGCCGCCCAGTTCGGCATCACCGTCTGCTCCCTGACGCTGGGCGCGGTGGCCGAGCCGACGGTCGCGCACATCCTGGAACCGGTCTTCGAGTGGATCCATCTCCCGCACGCGATGATCCACCCGCTCACCTATGTCATCGCCCTCGCGGCGGTCGTCTTCTTCCACCTCGTCGTCGGCGAGATGCTCCCGAAGAACCTCGCGATGGCGGCCCCGGAGAAGGTCGCGCTGTGGCTCAGCCCGGGTCTTGTCGCCTTCGCCCGCCTCTGCAAGCCGATCACCGTCGCCCTCGGCTTCTGCGCCCAGGGCATCTTGCGGCTCTTCCGCGTCGAGCCGAAGGACGAGGTCGAGGCGGTCTTCACCAGCGAGCAGCTCAACCGGCTGGTGGAGGACTCCGGCCAGGCGGGGCTGCTCGGCCCCGAGGAGCAGGAGCGGCTGGAGGACGCGCTGGAACTGGGCTCCCGCCAGGTCACCGACGTCCTCCTCGGCCGTGAGTCGCTGGTGACGGTCAGTCCCTCGGTCACGCCGGGCCAGATCATCGCGCTCACCGCCCGCACCGGGTACTCGCGCTTCCCGGTCGTCGCCGACAACGGTGCCTTCATGGGGTACCTGCACGTCAAGGACGTACTCGATCTGGAGGAGTCCGAGCGGGCGGTGCCGCAGCGGATCTGGCGGCCGATGACGACCCTGCGGTCGGAACTGCCGCTGGACGACGCGCTCACCGTGATGCGGCGTGCCGCGACCCACCTCGCGCAGGT contains:
- a CDS encoding hemolysin family protein, yielding MSVLQLLFAALLVLTNGFFVGAEFALVSVRRSQIEPLGTARARQVLYGLERLPQMMAAAQFGITVCSLTLGAVAEPTVAHILEPVFEWIHLPHAMIHPLTYVIALAAVVFFHLVVGEMLPKNLAMAAPEKVALWLSPGLVAFARLCKPITVALGFCAQGILRLFRVEPKDEVEAVFTSEQLNRLVEDSGQAGLLGPEEQERLEDALELGSRQVTDVLLGRESLVTVSPSVTPGQIIALTARTGYSRFPVVADNGAFMGYLHVKDVLDLEESERAVPQRIWRPMTTLRSELPLDDALTVMRRAATHLAQVADGAGKVLGLVALEDVLELLVGEVRDPAHRAVTAVQKVSEPRSGAPEEVLAS